The following are encoded together in the Nyctibius grandis isolate bNycGra1 chromosome 5, bNycGra1.pri, whole genome shotgun sequence genome:
- the LOC137663709 gene encoding carboxypeptidase A1-like isoform X1 has translation MGFKRSPSAIGTQDGLFRLTMRALMLLAALVAAAAGTETFVGHQVLRIVPTNDEELQMVQELQELEDLQLDFWLAPRSPGHPVDVRVPFPSLQPLKAHLEANGISYSIMIEDVQTLVDDEQMEMLRSHRRLPFSTATFDYTSYHSLDEIYAFMDLLVAENPNLVSKLEIGQSTENRPIYVLKFSKGGTNRPAIWIDTGIHSREWVTQASGVWFAKKIVLDHENDEGLASILDKMDIFLEIVTNPDGFAFTQAQNRLWRKTRSKQSGSRCVGVDPNRNWDAGFGGSGASKNPCSETYHGPYANSEPEVKAIVDFVKNHGNIKAFISIHSYSQLLLYPYGYTRTPVPHQEELHEISEKAVAALSSLYGTKYKYGSIITTIYQASGGTIDWTYNEGIKYSFTFELRDTGRYGFLLPAKFIVPTAEETWLALKVIMEHARDHPY, from the exons ATGGGATTTAAGAGGTCCCCAAGTGCCATCGGGACACAGGACGGGCTCTTTCGGCTGACCATGAGGGCTCTCATGCTGCTGGCTGCCCTGGTGGCAGCGGCCGCTGGCACCGAGACTTTTGTTGG GCACCAGGTGCTGCGCATCGTCCCCACCAACGATGAGGAGCTGCAGATGGttcaggagctgcaggaacTCGAGGACCTGCAG CTGGATTTCTGGCTggcaccccgcagccccgggcacCCGGTCGACGTCCGCgtgcccttccccagcctgcagcccctCAAAGCCCACCTGGAGGCCAACGGCATCTCCTACTCCATCATGATTGAGGACGTGCAG ACGCTGGTGGACGACGAGCAGATGGAGATGCTTCGCAGCCACCGCAGGCTGCCGTTCTCCACCGCCACCTTCGACTATACCAGCTACCACAGCCTGGATGAG ATCTACGCCTTCATGGACCTGCTGGTAGCCGAAAACCCCAACCTGGTCAGCAAGCTTGAGATCGGCCAGTCAACGGAGAACCGCCCCATCTACGTGCTCAAG TTCAGCAAAGGGGGGACGAACCGCCCGGCCATCTGGATCGACACCGGCATCCACTCCCGCGAATGGGTGACGCAGGCCAGCGGTGTCTGGTTCGCCAAGAAG ATTGTCCTGGATCATGAGAACGATGAAGGTCTGGCCTCCATCCTGGACAAGATGGACATCTTCCTGGAGATTGTCACCAACCCCGATGGCTTCGCCTTCACTCAAGCCCAG AATCGCCTGTGGCGCAAGACCAGGTCCAAGCAATCAGGCTCCCGGTGCGTCGGCGTGGACCCCAACCGCAACTGGGACGCAGGTTTCGGAG GGTCCGGGGCCAGTAAAAACCCCTGCTCGGAGACATACCATGGACCCTACGCCAACTCGGAGCCTGAGGTGAAGGCCATCGTGGACTTTGTGAAGAACCATGGAAACATCAAGGCTTTCATCTCCATCCACAGCTactcccagctcctgctctaCCCCTACGGCTACACCAGGACCCCAGTGCCTCACCAGGAGGAACTG CACGAGATTTCCGAGAAGGCGGTGGcagctctgtcttctctgtacGGCACGAAATACAAGTACGGCAGCATCATCACCACCATCT ATCAAGCGAGCGGAGGAACCATTGACTGGACGTACAACGAAGGCATTAAGTACTCCTTCACCTTCGAGCTGCGGGACACGGGGCGCTACGGGTTCCTGCTCCCCGCCAAATTCATCGTCCCGACCGCCGAGGAGACGTGGCTGGCTCTGAAGGTCATCATGGAGCACGCGCGGGACCATCCCTACTAA
- the CEP41 gene encoding centrosomal protein of 41 kDa — translation MSSRRSVGDPEYLTRRIPQNPRYQHVKTRLDTGNSLTKYTEKLEEIKRNYRYKKDELFKRLKVTTFAQLVIQVAALSDETLEMTNEEIQKLGDGDSTAPNADAELTAETNGKESPKGTPSPVLFINNAGAGESCRSTLQSVISGVGELDIDKDTPKKVDAQPEDMPYPDCPYLLLDVRDRDEYDQCHIVGAYSYPVTTLSRTMNPYTNSILEYKNAHGKIIILYDNDERFASQAATTMCERGFENVFMLSGGLKVLAQKIPEGLITGSLPMSCLVAAPPGSARKKPSPKVPPAQAENKWRFSADDLQKIKSYLEEEHVPSDTASRLSHASTGRDSKVTTARSSHSAPSTAGKVGSLAAHSLSRSSLQNKPWK, via the exons gaAACAGTTTAACGAAATACACTGAGAAATTGGAAGAGATCAAAAGAA attACAGATACAAAAAGGATGAGCTGTTTAAAAGACTGAAAGTGACTACTTTTGCCCAGCTG GTCATCCAGGTTGCTGCTCTATCTGATGAAACCTTAGAAATGACAAATGAGGAGATCCAGAAGCTGGGAG ATGGTGACTCTACTGCACCAAATGCAGATGCTGAGCTCACAGCAGAGACAAATGGGAAAGAAAGCCCCAAAGGGACACCCAGTCCAGTCCTGTTCATAAACAACGCAGGGGCTGGGGAATCCTGTCGGTCCACGCTGCAGAG TGTGATAAGTGGTGTTGGTGAACTGGATATAGACAAGGACACTCCAAAGAAGGTGGACGCTCAGCCTGAAGACATGCCTTATCCCGACTGCCCCTACCTGCTTTTGGACGTACGAGACCGAGATGAGTATGACCAGTGTCACATTGTTGGAG cttATTCCTACCCTGTAACAACGCTCTCTAGAACAATGAACCCATATACAAATAGTATTCTGGAATAT AAAAATGCACATggaaaaattatcattttatATGACAATGATGAGAGATTTGCCAGCCAGGCTGCGACCACCATGTGCGAGAGGGGCTTTGAGAACGTGTTTATGTTATCTGGAG GCCTGAAGGTCCTTGCACAGAAGATCCCAGAAGGTCTGATCACCGGCTCACTCCCCATGTCCTGCCTGGTGGCAGCTCCCCCGGGATCTGCCCgaaaaaaaccctctcccaAAGTGCCCCCTGCACAAGCTGAGAATAAATGGAGATTTTCTGCGGATGATCTACAAAAGATAAAGTCCTACCTAGAAGAGGAGCACGTTCCTTCAGACACTGCCA gcCGTCTTAGCCACGCTTCTACAGGCCGTGATTCCAAGGTGACAACCGCGAGGAGCAGCCACAGTGCCCCCAGCACCGCTGGCAAGGTGGGATCCCTCGCCGCCCACTCgctcagcaggagcagcctcCAGAACAAGCCGTGGAAATAA
- the LOC137663709 gene encoding carboxypeptidase A1-like isoform X2, with amino-acid sequence MRALMLLAALVAAAAGTETFVGHQVLRIVPTNDEELQMVQELQELEDLQVLGAVTGVGHPVDVRVPFPSLQPLKAHLEANGISYSIMIEDVQTLVDDEQMEMLRSHRRLPFSTATFDYTSYHSLDEIYAFMDLLVAENPNLVSKLEIGQSTENRPIYVLKFSKGGTNRPAIWIDTGIHSREWVTQASGVWFAKKIVLDHENDEGLASILDKMDIFLEIVTNPDGFAFTQAQNRLWRKTRSKQSGSRCVGVDPNRNWDAGFGGSGASKNPCSETYHGPYANSEPEVKAIVDFVKNHGNIKAFISIHSYSQLLLYPYGYTRTPVPHQEELHEISEKAVAALSSLYGTKYKYGSIITTIYQASGGTIDWTYNEGIKYSFTFELRDTGRYGFLLPAKFIVPTAEETWLALKVIMEHARDHPY; translated from the exons ATGAGGGCTCTCATGCTGCTGGCTGCCCTGGTGGCAGCGGCCGCTGGCACCGAGACTTTTGTTGG GCACCAGGTGCTGCGCATCGTCCCCACCAACGATGAGGAGCTGCAGATGGttcaggagctgcaggaacTCGAGGACCTGCAGGTACTGGGTGCAGTGACAGGGGT cgggcacCCGGTCGACGTCCGCgtgcccttccccagcctgcagcccctCAAAGCCCACCTGGAGGCCAACGGCATCTCCTACTCCATCATGATTGAGGACGTGCAG ACGCTGGTGGACGACGAGCAGATGGAGATGCTTCGCAGCCACCGCAGGCTGCCGTTCTCCACCGCCACCTTCGACTATACCAGCTACCACAGCCTGGATGAG ATCTACGCCTTCATGGACCTGCTGGTAGCCGAAAACCCCAACCTGGTCAGCAAGCTTGAGATCGGCCAGTCAACGGAGAACCGCCCCATCTACGTGCTCAAG TTCAGCAAAGGGGGGACGAACCGCCCGGCCATCTGGATCGACACCGGCATCCACTCCCGCGAATGGGTGACGCAGGCCAGCGGTGTCTGGTTCGCCAAGAAG ATTGTCCTGGATCATGAGAACGATGAAGGTCTGGCCTCCATCCTGGACAAGATGGACATCTTCCTGGAGATTGTCACCAACCCCGATGGCTTCGCCTTCACTCAAGCCCAG AATCGCCTGTGGCGCAAGACCAGGTCCAAGCAATCAGGCTCCCGGTGCGTCGGCGTGGACCCCAACCGCAACTGGGACGCAGGTTTCGGAG GGTCCGGGGCCAGTAAAAACCCCTGCTCGGAGACATACCATGGACCCTACGCCAACTCGGAGCCTGAGGTGAAGGCCATCGTGGACTTTGTGAAGAACCATGGAAACATCAAGGCTTTCATCTCCATCCACAGCTactcccagctcctgctctaCCCCTACGGCTACACCAGGACCCCAGTGCCTCACCAGGAGGAACTG CACGAGATTTCCGAGAAGGCGGTGGcagctctgtcttctctgtacGGCACGAAATACAAGTACGGCAGCATCATCACCACCATCT ATCAAGCGAGCGGAGGAACCATTGACTGGACGTACAACGAAGGCATTAAGTACTCCTTCACCTTCGAGCTGCGGGACACGGGGCGCTACGGGTTCCTGCTCCCCGCCAAATTCATCGTCCCGACCGCCGAGGAGACGTGGCTGGCTCTGAAGGTCATCATGGAGCACGCGCGGGACCATCCCTACTAA